The nucleotide window tgcccggccaatgcatttttaattataaggGAATTGTGACTCAGGAGGGGGGACTGTGCCTGagtttgtttttcctcccttccAGGATGCcactgaaatgagaaaaagatacACAATCATTATAATTCCAGGAATCACTAAAAGTAAGAAAGCATGACATCAGCACACCAGAAATCCTGATGAATCTCTACCAGGCAGTGGGTATGGAATTACACTGAGCAATAAGGAGGATATTACAGCCCAAAACCTTCCTGGGAGAAGCTACAGAGTGGTGGGAGCCCCATCCACCAGCACAGGAAGGTCTAAGAGAGTGGGCGTGTTTGTTGAGTAGGAGCAGGCTCTGGGGAGTCACCTGCAGGTCCATGGGGCCCGCATCTGACTACAGCTGATGCTGTGAACTAATCTCTGAaaagcagtgcttctcaagctTTACTGTGCCAATGGGCTCCTTGGAGAGCTTGCTGAAGTACACATTCTGATTCAGAAAATCTGGGGTTGGCCCTCAGATCCTGCATTTCTATTTAGAGCCCGAGTAATGCCCAGGCtactggtccagggaccacactatGAATAGTAACAGTGTTCTTAACAGATTTCTCTGAGATGGGCCCACGGAAGGGGAACTatgaatggaagagaaagaggagaccaATACAATGTGAAGAGTTTCTGGATCCCCATAAGCAGCCCAGACtgaaaaacagaccaaaaaagcAGCTCTACCCAGGACTGAAATACAGTTCACTGAAGTATTCCTCCCTGGGAGTAAAGTTCCCTCaagtttattttctgaataaataaagagataataCAAAAAACAAGAGTTCAGTGGGAGCAAAGTATTGATAAGAGGAGGAATCTGATAACAGGCAGTTTATCAAGTCAGATTTCTAAGAGTCTGAGAAgatataagaagaggaagagaaaatggtGTGAAGGTTTACAGTGTTCACCACAAAGTGAGGGCAGACGAGAACATGGTGGGTACCTGGCCAGGTAGAGTTAAAGGTCACTAGCAAAGCTTTGTCGTCTGTACCAACTCCAATAAACCAGGTAGGATAATTTccctgaggttaaaaaaaaaaagactctaaatTTCAGACTGAAAGGGCCCACAGTATGCACAATAAAGAGGAAACACCAACACTTACCTCTATTCTGGTGCAAATACAAAAGCCCAAGATGGGGAAGAAAAAGTCCtaaaagcttccagaaaggagggaggaaagaaatgagaaCGGGCTTGGCACTTCTCACTAGCAAGCCAGAAGGCTGGAAGGTAGAAATGGGATCTAAGAACAAGAGTGGCCACACTGTCTGGAGGCCAAGCAAAGTACATGGTGACTGGAAAACACTGCCAGGGGGAGGCCTCATTTGGATGTGACAACAGCACATGTCATCAGACCCCAGGCACATCCACAAGTCTGGGGGCTCTGAGAAGGGCTTCTGGGCGCCCCCCAGAGGCCAAGCTCTCACTGGCCAAGCTGGTTCCCCTTTCCCTGGTCTGACTCACCTGGACAGCTCCGCATTGGGGTCCCTCCGTCTGCCACCCAGGACTCTTCTCCTGGTCCCAACCCGAAGATCACATCTGGTTTGGCAACTAGATACCCTGTTCAGGGGAAATGACATAGAACTTTGTTATGAATGCTGAAGGCATTCCAGAACCGAGGCCCTTCCCTGCAGGCTGAAGATGGCATGGTCTTGGTGACTGCCCCACGCACATAGTTATTTgcccctcagtacagaacattcACGTAGCAGGCCAAGACACAAACATCCCGTACCCAAATGGGACTGTTAATACTTGACAGTGGGCCTTAAGCCCAAACTCACTGAGGGTTTCCAATGTCCCTGAgcttgcagcagcagcagctcagaAAGACACTACTGGGTGCATTCTACATCCCACTGTGGAGCAGTCCCTCACCCACAGACACCAAGTGGCTGTAGTTCTCAAGCATGACATCCCTGTAGAGGTTCTTCTGAGCAGAGTCCAGTTGCTGCCACTCCTCCAGGGTGAAGTCCACAAACACGTCCTTGAAGGTCAGTGATTCCTGTAACAGCACATTCCTCTTTAGCACAAAGGGATCTGCCTGGGGGACTGGGACAGGACACCTCACGCACATGGAGGGCTTACTCTGTGCCTATTCTAAGTCCTTTACACGTACTGAAGATTTCGATCCTCACCACCACCCTAGGAGAAACTCGACAGGTGAGGAACGTGAGGCACACACAGTCTCTACTAAccagcccaggtcacacagctaggagtGAGGGATTTAAATCCACACGGTCTAGCTTTGGCACCCATATCTGCCTTTCTCTGTATAATTGTTCTTATGCTATTCACTTGTCACAATTTGGCAGAGTATATCACATAGAGTATTTATACAActaaagttattttaaactttACAGGAGAAACAGATAAGCTATTAGAAATATCTTACCCtggaaattcattcattcaacacgtatttattgaatagagacaAAGCTGGTAAGTCCTGTGGATATaaagagtaatttaaaaaaaaaaaagcccctctTGAACTCAAGGAGGTTCGGTTtggtagaggaagaaaaaaaacacttaCAGACTCATAgatgaaagggagagaggaagggggccTGCCTTACAGGGGCAATGACAAATGACAGATGTAGGACAGGGTCCAGAGAGGAGGAAGTCAATTCTGTTTGGGGCTGACAGAGTGGGCTTCTCAGGGGATATAGAGCTAGAATAAACCATTCTAAACATAGCTCATTAATCATGACAAACGGTT belongs to Eulemur rufifrons isolate Redbay chromosome 30, OSU_ERuf_1, whole genome shotgun sequence and includes:
- the LOC138377959 gene encoding KRAB domain-containing protein 4 isoform X2; amino-acid sequence: MAMSQESLTFKDVFVDFTLEEWQQLDSAQKNLYRDVMLENYSHLVSVGYLVAKPDVIFGLGPGEESWVADGGTPMRSCPDVSIFASCILKCCY